The DNA window ATTTTGACATCACTCCGTGGCACAGCACTACCTTGAGCACTACTCCTTATAGGTGTGGGGTGATCGTTGCATGTTACACCAGGGCAGAGTCTCCCACCCCTAGTGAAGGGTCTCCAACATGCCTTAGGACGCTGGGCTCCCAGCTTTCCACCAACAGGTTCCTTCCCACAAGGGGGACGGGGCTCCTCGAAGAGTTCCATAGCCCCAGGTCCCCACCTGCTCTTCATgtccctggctctgcctctctccccaggaTTTAGCTCAGGAGGAGCCCTGCTGCACAGAAAAGCCTTCTATTCCTGAGGCCCAGCAGGCTAATTATTCCCAGTTTCCTCCCTGCAGGTACATCACCTGGATCATGAGGGCATCCTTCTTCTGGACCCTCCCACTTCTCCTCACCTTGGCCTCAGTGGCCCAAGGCCAACCAAGACCAAAACCTGGGATTAGGCGGAAACCCAAGCCCAGGCCCACACCCAGCTTTCCTCAGCCCCACGAGCCAGCAGAGCCTACAGACCTGCCTCCGCCCCTTCCTCCCGGCCCTCCATCTGTCttccctgactgtcctagagAATGCTACTGCCCCGCTGACTTCCCATCAGCCCTCTACTGTGACAGCCGAAACCTCCGCAAGGTCCCTGTCATCCCACCACGCATACATTACCTTTACCTGCAGAACAACTTCATCACCGAGCTCCCTCTGGAGTCTTTCAAGAATGCCACAGGCCTGAGGTGGATCAACCTGGACAACAACCGAATCCGCAAGGTGGACCAGAGGGTGCTGGAGAAGCTCCCCAGCCTGGCATTCCTCTACATGGAGAAGAACCAGCTGGAGGAGGTGCCATCAGCTCTGCCCAGAAATCTGGAACAGCTGCGGCTAAGCCAGAACCACATCTCTAGAATTCCACCCGGAGTGTTCAGCAAGCTCGAGAACCTGCTGCTCCTGGATCTGCAGCACAATAGGCTGAGTGACGGGGTCTTCAAGGCCGACACTTTCCAGGGCCTCAAGAGTCTCATGCAGCTCAATCTGGCCCACAACATCCTGAGAAAGATGCCACCCAAGGTCCCCCCAGCCATTCACCAGCTCTACCTGGACAGCAACAAGATCGAGACCATCCCCAATGGCTACTTCAAGGGCTTCCCCAACCTTGCCTTCATCCGCATGAACTACAACAAGCTGTCAGATCGAGGGCTCCCCAAGAACTCCTTCAACATCTCCAACTTGCTGGTGCTCCACCTGTCACACAACAAGATCAGCAATGTGCCGGCCATCAGCAACAAGCTGGAGCACCTGTACCTCAACAACAACAGCATTGAGAGTGAGTGGGATGGGGCCCGGCCagacagaggagagcagagactTAGTAGTCTACACTTTCTCAGGCGCGCCAGGGTGGGACTACTGGGAAGAAGCAACTACTGGGACAGGGATGTAGCCTTCTAGAgttctttctctgtctagccctggctgccctggaacttgttctgtagatcaggctggcctcaaactcagagatctgctggcctctgtctccagagtgcaccaccactgcctgacttagAGTTCTTTCTAGCATGCATAAGACCTTACCTTCTATACTTGGCactgaagaaaaaggaggggaaaaaCCTACTAGTTTTGACTGTGGCCTCACTATCTGCTGTATCTGTGTGACCTGGAAAAGATATTCTACCCATATGGAATATTTCCTTACCTGTAAAATGAGGATCTTCTAACACAGAGTCAATAGGATGAtctaatcgtgtgtgtgtgtgtgtgtgtgtgtgtgtgtgtgtgtgtgtgtgtgtagtgtagtgtgcTGAACACCATGCTTGAaaggttttctttctccatcccttcttATCAGCATCAGTTTTTCTGGCCACTAGGCCTA is part of the Cricetulus griseus strain 17A/GY chromosome 5, alternate assembly CriGri-PICRH-1.0, whole genome shotgun sequence genome and encodes:
- the Prelp gene encoding prolargin, translating into MRASFFWTLPLLLTLASVAQGQPRPKPGIRRKPKPRPTPSFPQPHEPAEPTDLPPPLPPGPPSVFPDCPRECYCPADFPSALYCDSRNLRKVPVIPPRIHYLYLQNNFITELPLESFKNATGLRWINLDNNRIRKVDQRVLEKLPSLAFLYMEKNQLEEVPSALPRNLEQLRLSQNHISRIPPGVFSKLENLLLLDLQHNRLSDGVFKADTFQGLKSLMQLNLAHNILRKMPPKVPPAIHQLYLDSNKIETIPNGYFKGFPNLAFIRMNYNKLSDRGLPKNSFNISNLLVLHLSHNKISNVPAISNKLEHLYLNNNSIEKINGTQICPNNLVAFHDFSSDLENVPHLRYLRLDGNFLKPPIPLDLMMCFRLLQSVII